The Anolis carolinensis isolate JA03-04 chromosome 2, rAnoCar3.1.pri, whole genome shotgun sequence genome has a window encoding:
- the LOC134296720 gene encoding nanos homolog 2-like has translation MGGSNVKGLEPLPLYIKQRLRLQYVAFSVCPHQGRIGTMLSRSAMHVPHYAPSMFREFDRWKGYLSLAKVVTEIIAERKKVPFSSQSWDTMEYDMQLVLNEDNFETASQWVNGSSSSSKSSKGSANGQASQNKEICNFCKHNGESKQVYSSHRLKGMDGTVECPILRKYTCPLCGATGEKAHTLKYCPLSQGKRSLYRKCGRNSAGRKVRR, from the coding sequence atgggagggtccaatgtgaaaggtttggaacccctccccttatatataaaacaaagactccgcctccaatatgtggcattcagtgtgtgtccacaccagggtagaattggcaccatgctctccagatcagccatgcacgtgccacattatgccccttccatgttcagggagtttgacagatggaagggctatctgagccttgcgaaagtggttacggagatcatcgcggaacgcaagaaggtcccattttcatctcagagttgggacacaatggagtacgacatgcagctagtcctcaacgaggacaactttgaaacagcatcacaatgggttaatggaagcagttccagcagcaagagctccaaaggtagtgccaatggccaggcttcccaaaacaaggagatttgcaatttctgcaaacacaacggggaatccaagcaggtctattcgtcccaccggctgaaggggatggacggcaccgtggagtgccccatcttgcgcaaatacacctgtccgctctgcggtgccacgggcgaaaaggcccatactttaaaatactgcccactgagccaagggaagaggtcgctgtatcgcaagtgcggacgtaactcggctggacgcaaggtgaggagataa